The genomic stretch TGGCGCTGTTCCTGCTCTACTTACTGATGAAAAAGAGGAAGAAACGCACGCACTCCGAACAATTATCTGTATTTTTGAAAAATAAACGTTGACAAATCACTGCGCTGCGCATATTATTGACGTATAAAATCATATTTCTTGAAATCCCAAAGGGGAGTAGCGTCCGGAATGTATTCCGGAAACAAAGTCGTCATTTCATGGATTGTATCCATCGGCTTTGTTGGCATGCCTGAATTCATGTCTAGCAAGACCTTTGCCTTATGTCGGCAAAGGTCTTTTTTGCATGGTCCGGCCGGCATAAGATCGGATGAAGAGAAAGAAAACAACTTTTTTGGGAGGGTATCATTTATGGATGCAGCATTATTATTAGAGTATGGTTGGGTTCTTCTCGTCTTGATCGGGCTGGAAGGGATTTTAGCCGCCGATAACGCGCTGGTTATGGCGGTAATGGTAAAACATTTGCCGGAGGAAAAAAGAAAAAAAGCGTTATTTTATGGATTGGCAGGGGCTTTTGTTCTGCGATTTGGCTCTTTATTTGCAATTTCTTTCTTGGTCAACGTATGGCAGGTTCAAGCGATTGGCGCGATCTATTTGCTGTATATCTCAGCAAGCCACTTATTGAAAAGATATGTATTTAAGAAAGAAGACACACATAAAGAGACGAAGCAAAGCGGTTTTTGGCCGACTGTTTTAAAAGTTGAACTGGCAGATATCGCGTTTGCTGTTGATTCCATCTTAGCAGCAGTAGCGCTGGCGGTTACACTTCCTGGGACATCACTCCCGAAGATCGGCGGACTTGACGGAGGACAATTT from Bacillus subtilis subsp. subtilis str. 168 encodes the following:
- the ykoY gene encoding putative manganese-related ion transporter (Evidence 3: Putative function from multiple computational evidences; PubMedId: 15096624, 15849754, 16850406, 25794618, 25794619; Product type t : transporter), which encodes MYSGNKVVISWIVSIGFVGMPEFMSSKTFALCRQRSFLHGPAGIRSDEEKENNFFGRVSFMDAALLLEYGWVLLVLIGLEGILAADNALVMAVMVKHLPEEKRKKALFYGLAGAFVLRFGSLFAISFLVNVWQVQAIGAIYLLYISASHLLKRYVFKKEDTHKETKQSGFWPTVLKVELADIAFAVDSILAAVALAVTLPGTSLPKIGGLDGGQFLVILAGGIIGLVIMRFAASMFVKLLKERPSLETAAFVIVGWVGVKLALYTLAHRDIAVVSEHFIHSGTWKLIFWGVLAAIAVCGWFMSGGKKQPEGAQNEQKNSTRERA